The DNA window GCCCCGTAAATAGGGCGGAGTTCCTGGCTGGTTGTCCGTGAAGGGCAGATTGGCAGTGTCCGCCTTGGTGTAGATTGGTTTGAGGGTGATCCCTTCATAGGTTTTGGCGTACATCACCTTGTCAAAATCAGCACCCTTGAGGCCAGATACCACCTCTTTCTTCCATTCTTCCAGGTTGGGCGGGGGAAATTCCTCCCGCAGCTTCAGTTCTTTGTCAAATTCCACTTTGTCCTTCTCCTTGCATTCAATCTAATCGCGCAACAGCGCCTGTACGGGCTTCATTCCATAGGGCGAGCCCTGCACGATGGCATCCAGGATCGCGCCTCCGCCGGTGAAAAAGTAGTAGCGGGGATCGTTGGCGGCATTGGCAAAAATGCCGGGCAGCAGGGCGCGGAAGTCCTGGATTGTGTCTCCGCCGCCATAGAGCTTTTGGGCCTCAGCGCAGGTGTCGATGAGGCTGTACATCGCTTTGGTGCCAGCGGTGAAGAGGGTGGTGTAGCCCATCACGGCGTTCACGAAGATGGTCTGGGCGCCGGTGAAGACGGCCTTGACCTGCTCGTCGGCAAAAGATTCCGGCGCGATGTCCAGCACGAAGTTCAGTTCCGTGCCGGGTTTGAGTTTCCGGATGTCGTGGGTCCTGTGGATGTCGGCATTCTCAAAGCTGTCCGATTCCACGATGAAGGGCGGTTCCACGATCCTGTCCTGATACGACCCAATCTCCTGGATAAATCTTTCCGCCAGTTCCAGGTCGTCCGGGCCCAGACCCTTGATGGAAAGCTGGTATTTCACTGCCAGATAGGCGTTGTAGAGCACTCCACCCAGCACCAGCTTGTCGCTGATCTTGATCAGGGAAGAGAGCGGCCCGATCTTGGTGTCGAACTTGGAGCCGGCAACCACGGATACGAGAGGACGCCGGGGCTCGAAGATTTTCTGCAGGTTGGCTATCTCCTTGAGCATCAGCAGGCCAGCGAAGGATGGCAGTTTCTGGGCCACATTGAAGGTGGAGGCGTGGGCCTGCCAGGAACCGAAGGCGTCGTTCACGTAAACTTCGGCAAACGAGGCCAGTTCGGTGGCTAAAACGTCGGCGGAACCGTCCTTTGCTTCCTCGCCCCTGAACCATCTGGTGTTGGGCAGATAGACGAAATCCGCTTTGCCTTCCCGCATGGCCTGGACCGCCGCGCCGATCGGGGCCAGGTCCGTGATCCCCTCTGTTCCTTTGGCCCCGCATTTCGGAATGACGCCTTTGAGCTGGAGCTTTTCCTCCAGATATTTGACGATCGGCTCGACCGTGTCTCCAGCGTCGATCGTGATCTGGCCGGTCTTTTTGTCATAGGGACGCCCCACGTGGGTCATCAGGATGGGCAGCCCGCCTTTCTTATAGATGTGCAGCAGGGTGGGGATGGTGGCTTCGATCCGCATCGGGTCTTTGATCTTGCCTTTCTTGACCACATTGTGGTCCATGCGCACGAGCACGATCTTTCTGTGCAGGTCCGCCTCGAGCAGGCTCGGTAGCTTCGCCATGTTCAGGTTACTCCTTATATATATCTATTATTGAATGACTTATGATTCCGGGAAAGCCAGTTTGGACTATATCTAAGTTTATTTTACAACGTGATTACGTCAAGCTTTTTATTCCCTCCGCCCCCTTCTGTATTCCCAGGGCGGAATGGGGCGCGGATCAGACCAGAGGCCTCTTATCTCTCGCCTGGCCTGGATTTCGAGCCCGGCCAGGATCGGGTCGGAATTGTAATCCTTATAATGCCAGGCCAGCCCAGCCTTGAGCAGCTCCCGGTTCAGGTTTTGCCCCCCGGGCGTGATCACGGTGCCCAGATACCTTTGGTAGCGGTCTTTTTCGTGATAGTAAACCGTCACCTGTTTGTCAAAGGCCAAGTCAGCCGAAAACTGCCTCGCGTTCTTGCCAAAAGCCTGCCCGAGCTCGGGACAGTCGATCCCGTCCAGGCGGATCTTGTGGCTGGCCCTATCCCGCAGGAGCGTCACCGTGTCGCCGTCATGCACGGAGATCACTCTGCCTTCCAGGGTTTTGCCATCCCTGCCCGAGATCCAGTTGAAGATCAGGAATCCGACCAGCAGGATGCCGATCACCAGCCTGACCTTGTTCTTGATCAGTGACTTACTTTTCCTGGCCTGGAAGCTCTTGTTTGCCAATCACATTCCTTGTTGAGCAAATCCCGCGCCCAGTCCTGACTGCCATGCCCGGCGTACATTCACCCCACACATTCCGAATGAGCTTCGGGATGTGTGAGGCGAACACACCAGGACCGCAATGTCTCGAAGAAGGGGCGTTTCGCCGTATTTTACCTGACGGGAAAACCCTTAAACGTGATTTTGGTATTTTCGCTCAGGGAATTGACCTCGATCTCTTGCGGCTCGAATCTGAAACCCTCTTTCTGCACGTAGTAGGACCCGGCAACGAAATGGTCGCCCTTGAATTCGTGGGGCGTGACCTTGCCGGTGAAGGCGCCGCCTCTGAAGATCTCCGCGCCTGGAGGGGTCGAGGCTACAGTTAGCGCCA is part of the Candidatus Syntrophosphaera sp. genome and encodes:
- a CDS encoding phosphoglycerate kinase, yielding MAKLPSLLEADLHRKIVLVRMDHNVVKKGKIKDPMRIEATIPTLLHIYKKGGLPILMTHVGRPYDKKTGQITIDAGDTVEPIVKYLEEKLQLKGVIPKCGAKGTEGITDLAPIGAAVQAMREGKADFVYLPNTRWFRGEEAKDGSADVLATELASFAEVYVNDAFGSWQAHASTFNVAQKLPSFAGLLMLKEIANLQKIFEPRRPLVSVVAGSKFDTKIGPLSSLIKISDKLVLGGVLYNAYLAVKYQLSIKGLGPDDLELAERFIQEIGSYQDRIVEPPFIVESDSFENADIHRTHDIRKLKPGTELNFVLDIAPESFADEQVKAVFTGAQTIFVNAVMGYTTLFTAGTKAMYSLIDTCAEAQKLYGGGDTIQDFRALLPGIFANAANDPRYYFFTGGGAILDAIVQGSPYGMKPVQALLRD
- a CDS encoding thermonuclease family protein gives rise to the protein MANKSFQARKSKSLIKNKVRLVIGILLVGFLIFNWISGRDGKTLEGRVISVHDGDTVTLLRDRASHKIRLDGIDCPELGQAFGKNARQFSADLAFDKQVTVYYHEKDRYQRYLGTVITPGGQNLNRELLKAGLAWHYKDYNSDPILAGLEIQARREIRGLWSDPRPIPPWEYRRGRRE